A region of Procambarus clarkii isolate CNS0578487 chromosome 22, FALCON_Pclarkii_2.0, whole genome shotgun sequence DNA encodes the following proteins:
- the LOC138367564 gene encoding mucin-19-like — MGQWDLQWVSGTSSGSVVASSGSVVASSGSLVASSGSVVASSGSVGPPVGQWWPPVGQWDLQWVSGGLQWVSGASSVSVGLPVGQWDLQWVSGTSSGSVVAFSGSVGPPVGQWDFQWVSGTSSGSVGPPVGQWDLQWVSGDLQWVSGGLQWVSGTSSGSVVASSGSVGPPVCQWDLQWVSETSSGSVVTSSGSVVASSGSVEPPVGQWWPPVGQWDLQWVSGGLQWVSGASSVSVGPPVGQYVGPPVGQWDLQWVSGTSSGSVVASSGSVVASSGSVGPPVGQWWPPVGQWWPPVGQWWPPVGQWWPPVGQWDLQWVSGGLQWVSGTSSGSVGPPVGQWDLQWVSGDLQWSVVAFSGSVVPPVGQWDLQWVSETSSGSVVTSSGSVVASSGSVGPPVGQWWPPVGQWDLQWVSGGLQWVSGASSVSVGPPVGQYVGPPVGQWDLQWVSGTSSGSVVASSGSVVASSGSVGPPVGQWWPPVGQWWPPVGQWWPPVGQWWPPVGQWDLQWVSGGLQWVSGTSSGSVGPPVGQWDLQWVSGDLQWSVVAFSGSVVPPVGQWRPPVGQWWPPVGQWGLHCVSGGLQWVSGTSSGSVVASSGSVGPPVGQWDLQWVSGTSSGSVVTSSGQWWPSVGQWCLQWVSGGLQWVSGGLQWVSGASTVSVVASSGSVGPPVGQWDLQWVSGGLQWVSGGLQWVSGASTVSVVASSGSVGPPVGQWDLQWV; from the coding sequence ATGGGTCAGTGGGACCTCCAGTGGGTCAGTGGGACCTCCAGTGGGTCAGTGGTGGCCTCTAGTGGGTCAGTGGTGGCCTCCAgtgggtcactggtggcctctagTGGGTCAGTGGTGGCCTCCAGTGGGTCAGTGGGACCTCCAGTGGGTCAGTGGTGGCCTCCAGTGGGTCAGTGGGACCTCCAGTGGGTCAGTGGTGGCCTCCAGTGGGTCAGTGGGGCCTCCAGTGTGTCAGTGGGACTTCCAGTGGGTCAGTGGGACCTCCAGTGGGTCAGTGGGACCTCCAGTGGGTCGGTGGTGGCCTTCAGTGGGTCAGTGGGACCTCCAGTGGGTCAGTGGGACTTCCAGTGGGTCAGTGGGACCTCCAGTGGGTCAGTGGGACCTCCAGTGGGTCAGTGGGACCTCCAGTGGGTCAGTGGTGACCTCCAGTGGGTCAGTGGTGGCCTCCAGTGGGTCAGTGGGACCTCCAGTGGGTCAGTGGTGGCCTCCAGTGGGTCAGTAGGGCCTCCAGTGTGTCAGTGGGACCTCCAGTGGGTCAGTGAGACCTCCAGTGGGTCAGTGGTGACCTCCAGTGGGTCAGTGGTGGCCTCCAGTGGGTCAGTGGAACCTCCAGTGGGTCAGTGGTGGCCTCCAGTGGGTCAGTGGGACCTCCAGTGGGTCAGTGGTGGCCTCCAGTGGGTCAGTGGGGCCTCCAGTGTGTCAGTGGGACCTCCAGTGGGTCAGTACGTGGGACCTCCAGTGGGTCAGTGGGACCTCCAGTGGGTCAGTGGGACCTCCAGTGGGTCAGTGGTAGCCTCCAGTGGGTCAGTGGTGGCCTCCAGTGGGTCAGTGGGACCTCCAGTGGGTCAGTGGTGGCCTCCAGTGGGTCAGTGGTGGCCTCCAGTGGGTCAGTGGTGGCCTCCAGTGGGTCAGTGGTGGCCTCCTGTGGGTCAGTGGGACCTCCAGTGGGTCAGTGGTGGCCTCCAGTGGGTCAGTGGGACCTCCAGTGGGTCAGTGGGACCTCCAGTGGGTCAGTGGGACCTCCAGTGGGTCAGTGGTGACCTCCAGTGGTCAGTGGTGGCCTTCAGTGGGTCAGTGGTGCCTCCAGTGGGTCAGTGGGACCTCCAGTGGGTCAGTGAGACCTCCAGTGGGTCAGTGGTGACCTCCAGTGGGTCAGTGGTGGCCTCCAGTGGGTCAGTGGGACCTCCAGTGGGTCAGTGGTGGCCTCCAGTGGGTCAGTGGGACCTCCAGTGGGTCAGTGGTGGCCTCCAGTGGGTCAGTGGGGCCTCCAGTGTGTCAGTGGGACCTCCAGTGGGTCAGTACGTGGGACCTCCAGTGGGTCAGTGGGACCTCCAGTGGGTCAGTGGGACCTCCAGTGGGTCAGTGGTAGCCTCCAGTGGGTCAGTGGTGGCCTCCAGTGGGTCAGTGGGACCTCCAGTGGGTCAGTGGTGGCCTCCAGTGGGTCAGTGGTGGCCTCCAGTGGGTCAGTGGTGGCCTCCAGTGGGTCAGTGGTGGCCTCCTGTGGGTCAGTGGGACCTCCAGTGGGTCAGTGGTGGCCTCCAGTGGGTCAGTGGGACCTCCAGTGGGTCAGTGGGACCTCCAGTGGGTCAGTGGGACCTCCAGTGGGTCAGTGGTGACCTCCAGTGGTCAGTGGTGGCCTTCAGTGGGTCAGTGGTGCCTCCAGTGGGTCAGTGGCGGCCTCCAGTGGGTCAGTGGTGGCCTCCAGTGGGTCAGTGGGGCCTCCACTGTGTCAGTGGTGGCCTCCAGTGGGTCAGTGGGACCTCCAGTGGGTCAGTGGTGGCCTCCAGTGGGTCAGTGGGACCTCCAGTGGGTCAGTGGGACCTCCAGTGGGTCAGTGGGACCTCCAGTGGGTCAGTGGTGACCTCCAGTGGTCAGTGGTGGCCTTCAGTGGGTCAGTGGTGCCTCCAGTGGGTCAGTGGCGGCCTCCAGTGGGTCAGTGGTGGCCTCCAGTGGGTCAGTGGGGCCTCCACTGTGTCAGTGGTGGCCTCGAGTGGGTCAGTGGGACCTCCAGTGGGTCAGTGGGACCTCCAGTGGGTCAGTGGCGGCCTCCAGTGGGTCAGTGGTGGCCTCCAGTGGGTCAGTGGGGCCTCCACTGTGTCAGTGGTGGCCTCCAGTGGGTCAGTGGGACCTCCAGTGGGTCAGTGGGACCTCCAGTGGGTATGA